One Nocardia sp. BMG111209 DNA segment encodes these proteins:
- the sucB gene encoding 2-oxoglutarate dehydrogenase, E2 component, dihydrolipoamide succinyltransferase, protein MAFSVQMPALGESVTEGTVTRWLKQEGDTVEVDEPLLEVSTDKVDTEIPAPAAGVLSRIVAQEDDVVEVGGELGVISAAGEAPASAPAPAPAAAEPAPAPAPAPAAESAPAPAPQAAAPAPAAPAASAASGTPVKMPELGESVTEGTVTRWLKQVGDQVAVDEPLLEVSTDKVDTEIPSPVAGTLLEISANEDDVVAVGGQLGVIGSGSPAAAPAPAPAPAPAPAAPAPAPAPAPAPAPAPAAAAPAPAPAAAAPAPAPAPAAPAPASAPAPAPAPASAPAHAAPEPASNGDSPYVTPLVRKLAAENNVDLAAVKGSGVGGRIRKQDVLAAAEANKAPEPAPAAAPAAPAPAAKAPVAASAAPAGVRPELQHLRGTVQKASRIRQITAVKTRESLQTTAQLTQTHEVDVTKIAALRGRAKDAFKDREGVNLTFLPFFAKAAVEALGVHPNVNASYNEDTKEITYHSAVHLGIAVDTEQGLLSPVVHNASDLSLAGLARAIADIANRARNGGLKPDELAGGTFTITNIGSQGALFDTPILLPPQSAMLGTGAIVRRPMVVADNGNEFIGIRSMCYLPLTYDHRLIDGADAGRFLTTIRHRLEEAAFEADLGL, encoded by the coding sequence ATGGCCTTCTCCGTCCAGATGCCGGCCCTCGGTGAGAGCGTCACCGAGGGCACTGTGACCAGGTGGCTGAAGCAGGAAGGAGACACGGTCGAGGTCGACGAGCCCCTGCTCGAGGTGTCCACCGACAAGGTCGACACCGAAATCCCCGCACCCGCCGCCGGTGTCCTGTCCCGCATCGTGGCCCAGGAGGACGACGTCGTCGAGGTCGGCGGCGAACTGGGCGTGATCAGCGCGGCCGGCGAGGCCCCCGCATCCGCTCCGGCCCCGGCCCCTGCCGCCGCCGAACCCGCACCCGCACCGGCCCCCGCGCCCGCCGCCGAATCCGCTCCGGCGCCCGCACCGCAGGCCGCCGCTCCGGCGCCCGCCGCCCCTGCCGCCTCCGCCGCTTCCGGTACTCCGGTGAAGATGCCCGAGCTCGGTGAGTCCGTCACGGAGGGCACCGTCACCCGCTGGCTGAAGCAGGTCGGCGATCAGGTCGCCGTCGACGAGCCGCTGCTCGAGGTCTCCACCGACAAGGTCGACACCGAGATCCCGTCGCCGGTTGCCGGCACGCTGCTGGAGATCAGCGCGAACGAGGACGACGTCGTCGCGGTCGGCGGTCAACTCGGGGTGATCGGCAGCGGATCGCCCGCCGCCGCACCGGCTCCCGCGCCTGCTCCGGCACCCGCCCCGGCTGCTCCGGCACCCGCGCCCGCCCCGGCTCCTGCACCCGCCCCGGCACCCGCGGCCGCTGCGCCCGCCCCGGCACCCGCGGCCGCTGCGCCCGCCCCGGCCCCGGCACCGGCTGCTCCCGCACCTGCCTCTGCCCCGGCACCGGCACCCGCACCCGCGTCCGCTCCGGCGCACGCCGCACCCGAGCCCGCCTCGAACGGCGACTCCCCCTACGTCACCCCGCTGGTCCGGAAACTGGCCGCGGAGAACAACGTCGACCTGGCAGCCGTGAAGGGTTCCGGTGTCGGCGGCCGCATCCGCAAGCAGGACGTGCTGGCCGCCGCCGAGGCGAACAAGGCCCCGGAGCCCGCTCCGGCCGCCGCCCCCGCCGCGCCGGCCCCGGCCGCCAAGGCGCCGGTCGCCGCCTCCGCCGCACCCGCCGGTGTCCGCCCCGAGTTGCAGCACCTGCGCGGCACGGTCCAGAAGGCCAGCCGGATCCGGCAGATCACCGCCGTCAAGACCCGCGAATCCTTGCAGACCACCGCGCAGCTGACCCAGACCCACGAGGTCGACGTCACCAAGATCGCCGCGCTGCGCGGCCGGGCCAAGGACGCGTTCAAGGACCGCGAGGGCGTCAACCTGACCTTCCTGCCGTTCTTCGCGAAGGCCGCGGTCGAGGCGCTGGGTGTGCACCCGAACGTCAACGCGTCCTACAACGAGGACACCAAGGAGATCACCTACCACTCGGCGGTCCACCTCGGTATCGCGGTCGACACCGAGCAGGGCCTGCTGTCGCCGGTCGTGCACAACGCCAGCGACCTGTCACTGGCCGGCCTGGCCCGCGCGATCGCCGATATCGCCAACCGTGCCCGCAACGGCGGCCTCAAGCCCGACGAGTTGGCCGGCGGCACCTTCACCATCACCAACATCGGCAGCCAGGGTGCGCTGTTCGACACCCCGATCCTGCTGCCGCCGCAGTCGGCGATGCTGGGCACCGGCGCGATCGTGCGGCGTCCGATGGTGGTCGCGGACAACGGCAACGAGTTCATCGGCATCCGCTCGATGTGCTACCTGCCGCTGACCTACGACCACCGCCTGATCGACGGCGCCGACGCCGGCCGCTTCCTCACCACCATCCGGCACCGGCTGGAGGAAGCCGCGTTCGAGGCCGATCTCGGTCTGTAA
- the glnA gene encoding type I glutamate--ammonia ligase, with the protein MAFSTADEVIKYIKEEDVEYLDVRFTDLPGQAQHFSIPAKSFTTDLAEEGLAFDGSSVRGFQSIDESDMLLLPDYTTARLDPFRAAKTVNLNFFVHDPFTRESYSRDPRNVARKAEEYLKSTGVADTAYFGAEAEFYIFDSIRYDSQMNGAFYEIESVSGSWNTGAEFNPDGSPNRGYKVRPKGGYFPVAPYDHYVDLRDKISTNLQNAGFVLERGHHEVGTAGQAEINYRFNTLLSAADDLQLFKYIVKNTAWAEGKTVTFMPKPLFGDNGSGMHVHQSLWKDGKPLFHDEAGYGGLSDLARWYIGGILHHAPSLLAFTNPTVNSYHRLVPGFEAPINLVYSQRNRSAAVRIPVTGNNPKAKRLEFRAPDSSGNPYLAFAAMMMAGLDGIKKKIEPAAPVDKDLYELPPEEAKNIPQAPTSLSSVIDRLEDDHDYLTEGGVFTEDLVETWIQLKREGEIAPVNLRPHPYEFALYYDV; encoded by the coding sequence GTGGCGTTCAGCACGGCCGACGAGGTCATCAAGTACATCAAGGAGGAGGACGTCGAGTACCTGGACGTCCGTTTCACCGACCTCCCCGGGCAGGCGCAGCACTTCTCGATCCCCGCGAAGTCGTTCACGACCGACCTGGCCGAAGAAGGCCTGGCGTTCGACGGTTCCTCGGTGCGCGGCTTCCAGTCCATCGACGAGTCGGACATGCTGCTGCTGCCCGACTACACCACCGCTCGGCTGGACCCCTTCCGGGCCGCGAAGACCGTGAACCTGAACTTCTTCGTGCACGACCCGTTCACCCGCGAGTCCTACAGCCGCGACCCGCGTAACGTCGCGCGCAAGGCCGAGGAGTACCTGAAGAGCACCGGCGTCGCCGACACGGCGTACTTCGGCGCCGAGGCGGAGTTCTACATCTTCGACTCGATCCGCTACGACTCGCAGATGAACGGCGCGTTCTACGAGATCGAGTCGGTCTCCGGTTCCTGGAACACCGGTGCCGAGTTCAACCCGGACGGCTCCCCGAACCGCGGTTACAAGGTGCGGCCGAAGGGTGGCTACTTCCCCGTCGCGCCGTACGACCACTACGTCGACCTGCGCGACAAGATCTCCACCAACCTGCAGAACGCGGGCTTCGTGCTGGAGCGCGGTCACCACGAGGTGGGCACCGCCGGCCAGGCCGAGATCAACTACCGCTTCAACACCCTGCTGTCGGCGGCCGACGACCTGCAGCTGTTCAAGTACATCGTGAAGAACACCGCCTGGGCCGAGGGCAAGACGGTCACCTTCATGCCGAAGCCGCTGTTCGGCGACAACGGCTCGGGCATGCACGTGCACCAGTCGCTGTGGAAGGACGGCAAGCCGCTGTTCCACGACGAGGCCGGCTACGGCGGCCTGTCGGACCTGGCCCGCTGGTACATCGGTGGCATCCTGCACCACGCGCCGTCGCTGCTGGCGTTCACCAACCCGACGGTGAACTCCTACCACCGCCTGGTGCCGGGCTTCGAGGCCCCGATCAACCTGGTGTACTCGCAGCGCAACCGCTCCGCCGCGGTCCGCATCCCGGTCACCGGCAACAACCCGAAGGCCAAGCGCCTCGAGTTCCGTGCCCCCGACTCCTCGGGTAACCCGTACCTGGCCTTCGCCGCCATGATGATGGCCGGCCTGGACGGCATCAAGAAGAAGATCGAGCCGGCCGCCCCGGTCGACAAGGACCTCTACGAGCTCCCGCCGGAGGAGGCCAAGAACATCCCGCAGGCCCCCACCAGCCTGTCGTCGGTGATCGACCGCCTCGAGGACGATCACGACTACCTCACCGAGGGTGGCGTGTTCACCGAGGACCTGGTCGAGACCTGGATCCAGCTCAAGCGCGAGGGTGAGATCGCACCGGTCAACCTGCGTCCGCACCCGTACGAGTTCGCGCTGTACTACGACGTCTAA
- a CDS encoding elongation factor G-like protein EF-G2 → MVEKASNGAADGRAAANGKTVIAERPADIRNVALVGHSGSGKTTLVEALAVATGAVLRAGRVEDGTSVSDYDDIEQRQHRSVQLSVVPLGWDGIKINLLDTPGYADFVGELRAGLRAADAALFVVSAAAGAAGVTGPTTTLWAECAAVGMPRALIITHLDATRADFDEMVETCRAILGGGAAETMLPLHLPVYGPPGGDGHRPVTGLIDLLTRQVFDYSAGTHTRTEPTAGQSELIESARGRLIEGIIAESEDETLMDRYLAGAEIDPATLLADLERAVARGSFHPILIAAPPPGEGREGLGTVELLDLITRGFPTPAEHAVSAAAPGGPAAVLACDPAAPLAAEVIRTASDPYVGRVSLVRVFSGTLHADETVHVCGRHDADHDRDHDVDERIGAVSAPFGRQQRPVGRAIAGDIACLTKLGHAETGDTLSGKDSPLLIEPWPLPRPLLPVAIRAHGKTDEDKLSQGLARLIAEDPTLHPEQNGHTHQLVLWCLGEAHRDVALERLRSRFGVAVDVVEYEVALRETFATSGSGRGRHVKQSGGHGQYAVCEITVEPLPEGSGIEFVDKVVGGVVPRQFIPAVEKGVRAQAARGVVAGHPLVDVRVTLYDGKAHSVDSSDAAFQTAGALALREAAAAARISLLEPIAEVRVTVADDHVGTVLGDLSARRGRVLGTEPAAARRTEIRAEVPELELSRYAVDLRSLAHGDAGFTRDYVRHEPMPAQVAEALRKAAAAAT, encoded by the coding sequence ATGGTCGAGAAGGCGAGCAACGGGGCCGCCGACGGCAGAGCGGCGGCCAACGGTAAGACGGTGATCGCGGAGCGTCCGGCCGACATCCGGAACGTGGCGCTGGTCGGTCACAGCGGTTCGGGCAAGACCACGCTGGTGGAGGCCCTGGCCGTCGCCACCGGTGCGGTGCTCCGGGCCGGGCGGGTCGAGGACGGCACCAGCGTCTCCGACTACGACGACATCGAACAGCGGCAGCATCGATCCGTCCAGCTGTCGGTGGTGCCGCTCGGCTGGGACGGCATCAAGATAAATCTCCTGGACACACCCGGCTACGCCGATTTCGTCGGGGAGTTGCGGGCCGGGCTGCGCGCCGCGGACGCGGCCCTGTTCGTCGTCTCGGCCGCGGCGGGCGCCGCCGGTGTCACCGGGCCGACGACGACGCTGTGGGCGGAGTGCGCGGCCGTCGGGATGCCGCGCGCGCTGATCATCACCCATCTGGACGCCACCCGCGCCGACTTCGACGAGATGGTCGAGACCTGCCGCGCGATCCTCGGCGGCGGCGCGGCCGAGACCATGCTGCCGCTGCACCTGCCGGTCTACGGCCCACCCGGCGGCGACGGTCACCGGCCGGTCACCGGCCTGATCGACCTGCTCACCCGGCAGGTCTTCGACTATTCCGCCGGCACGCACACCCGCACCGAGCCGACCGCCGGCCAGTCGGAACTGATCGAATCGGCCCGCGGCCGGCTGATCGAGGGGATCATCGCCGAGAGCGAGGACGAGACCCTGATGGACCGGTATCTCGCCGGTGCGGAGATCGACCCGGCGACCCTGCTCGCCGATCTGGAGCGCGCGGTCGCGCGCGGCAGTTTCCACCCGATCCTGATCGCGGCCCCGCCGCCGGGCGAGGGCCGGGAGGGTCTCGGCACGGTCGAACTGCTGGACCTGATCACCCGCGGCTTCCCCACCCCCGCCGAACACGCCGTGTCGGCCGCGGCCCCCGGCGGTCCGGCCGCGGTGCTGGCCTGCGATCCGGCCGCGCCGCTGGCCGCCGAGGTGATCCGCACCGCCTCCGATCCGTACGTCGGCCGGGTATCGCTGGTCCGGGTGTTCTCCGGCACCCTGCACGCGGACGAGACCGTCCACGTCTGCGGCCGCCACGACGCGGACCACGACCGCGATCACGACGTCGACGAACGCATCGGCGCCGTCTCGGCCCCCTTCGGCAGGCAGCAGCGGCCGGTGGGCCGGGCCATCGCCGGCGATATCGCCTGCCTCACCAAACTCGGGCACGCCGAGACCGGGGACACCCTGTCCGGCAAGGATTCCCCGTTGCTGATCGAGCCGTGGCCGCTGCCGCGTCCGCTGCTGCCGGTCGCGATCCGGGCCCACGGCAAGACCGACGAGGACAAACTGTCCCAGGGCCTGGCCCGGCTGATCGCCGAGGATCCGACGCTGCACCCGGAACAGAACGGCCACACCCACCAGCTGGTGCTGTGGTGCCTGGGCGAGGCCCACCGCGATGTCGCCCTGGAACGCCTGCGGTCCCGGTTCGGCGTCGCGGTCGACGTCGTCGAGTACGAGGTGGCGCTGCGGGAGACCTTCGCGACCAGCGGATCCGGCCGCGGCCGGCACGTCAAACAGTCCGGCGGGCACGGCCAGTACGCCGTGTGCGAGATCACGGTGGAACCGCTGCCGGAGGGTTCCGGGATCGAATTCGTCGACAAGGTGGTCGGTGGCGTGGTGCCGCGGCAGTTCATCCCGGCCGTGGAGAAGGGGGTGCGGGCCCAGGCCGCGCGCGGCGTGGTGGCCGGTCATCCCCTGGTCGACGTGCGGGTGACGCTGTACGACGGCAAGGCGCATTCGGTCGACTCGTCGGACGCCGCCTTCCAGACCGCCGGCGCGCTGGCGTTGCGGGAGGCCGCGGCGGCCGCGCGGATCAGCCTGCTGGAACCGATCGCCGAGGTGCGGGTCACCGTGGCCGACGATCATGTCGGCACCGTGCTCGGCGATCTGTCCGCGCGCCGCGGCCGGGTGCTCGGCACCGAACCGGCGGCCGCCCGGCGCACCGAGATCCGTGCGGAGGTCCCGGAACTGGAACTGTCCCGGTACGCCGTCGACCTGCGCTCGCTGGCGCACGGCGACGCCGGGTTCACCCGCGACTACGTCCGGCACGAACCGATGCCCGCCCAGGTGGCCGAGGCCCTGCGCAAGGCGGCCGCGGCGGCCACCTGA
- a CDS encoding DUF4191 domain-containing protein: MAAGKDGKPSKEAKAAARAARRQASKERRRQIWQAFQMQRKEDKLLLPLLIGALVGVTVVAFLIGLLFHLEWALLPFGLILGGLLAFFIFGQRVQKSVYAKAEGQAGAAAWVLDNLRGKWRVTQGVAATTQLDAVHRVIGLPGIVLVAEGSPQRLKSLLAQEKKKTSRLVGDTPIYDVIIGNEDGQVPLKSLQRYLTKLPRNIDDKRMDQIESRMSALATRGGPAMPKGPLPAGAKMRSVQRTIRRR; the protein is encoded by the coding sequence ATGGCAGCAGGTAAGGACGGTAAGCCGTCGAAGGAAGCGAAAGCCGCGGCGAGAGCGGCCCGCAGACAGGCGTCGAAGGAGCGTCGCCGCCAGATATGGCAGGCGTTCCAGATGCAGCGCAAAGAGGACAAGCTGCTGCTGCCCCTGTTGATCGGCGCGCTGGTCGGGGTCACCGTCGTGGCCTTCCTCATCGGCCTGCTGTTCCACCTGGAGTGGGCCCTCCTGCCGTTCGGCCTGATCCTGGGCGGTCTGCTCGCGTTCTTCATCTTCGGCCAGCGGGTGCAGAAGAGCGTCTACGCGAAGGCCGAGGGGCAGGCCGGCGCGGCCGCGTGGGTACTGGACAATCTGCGGGGCAAGTGGCGGGTCACCCAGGGTGTGGCCGCGACGACCCAGCTGGACGCCGTGCACCGGGTGATCGGACTGCCGGGCATCGTCCTGGTCGCGGAGGGCTCACCGCAGCGGCTCAAGTCGCTGCTCGCGCAGGAGAAGAAGAAGACGTCCCGGCTGGTGGGCGACACGCCCATCTACGACGTCATCATCGGCAACGAGGACGGCCAGGTCCCGCTGAAGAGTCTGCAGCGCTACCTCACCAAACTCCCGCGCAACATCGACGACAAGCGCATGGATCAGATCGAGAGCCGGATGTCGGCGCTGGCCACCCGTGGCGGCCCGGCGATGCCGAAGGGCCCGCTGCCCGCCGGCGCGAAGATGCGCTCGGTGCAGCGCACAATCCGCCGGCGCTGA
- a CDS encoding GNAT family N-acetyltransferase, producing MSTDKTPAVIRDAREADLPEILAIHNDNIAVSTAIWDDEQVGLDERLAWWKSRTAAGHPILVAEVDGRVAGYASYGQFRPKIGYRYCVENSVYVADAYHRRGIASALLTELVARARRSGTVHTVVAAIESTNTVSITLHEKFGFRTVGEMPQVGWKFGRWLDLTLMQLTVPMPSGPPAPESHDIRVPSGS from the coding sequence ATGAGCACGGACAAGACCCCGGCGGTGATCCGGGACGCGCGCGAGGCGGATCTGCCGGAGATCCTGGCGATCCACAACGACAACATCGCGGTCTCGACGGCGATCTGGGACGACGAACAGGTCGGGCTCGACGAGCGGCTGGCCTGGTGGAAGTCGCGGACCGCGGCCGGACATCCGATACTGGTCGCCGAGGTCGACGGTCGTGTCGCGGGATATGCCTCCTACGGCCAGTTCCGGCCGAAGATCGGTTACCGGTACTGCGTCGAGAATTCGGTGTACGTCGCCGACGCCTACCACCGCCGCGGTATCGCGAGCGCGCTGCTGACCGAACTCGTTGCGCGAGCGCGCCGCTCGGGCACGGTGCACACGGTGGTCGCCGCGATCGAATCCACCAACACCGTCTCGATCACCCTGCACGAGAAGTTCGGTTTCCGGACCGTGGGCGAGATGCCGCAGGTGGGATGGAAATTCGGCCGCTGGCTGGATCTGACGCTGATGCAGCTGACCGTGCCCATGCCGTCCGGCCCCCCGGCGCCGGAATCGCACGACATTCGCGTACCGTCTGGTTCGTGA
- a CDS encoding RDD family protein, which produces MARITGSWLSGPNAADPDDARTAEYPGELLGLPKTGAGSLAGMARRIVALFVDWFIALGITALILHGHNGSLNTLTLVVWFVIGVGTVVLFGFTPGQYFLRLRTIRIDSTGGVGIVRAVARQVLLIFVIPALFTDADGRGMHDRATGTALVHSR; this is translated from the coding sequence ATGGCACGAATTACCGGTTCCTGGCTGTCCGGGCCGAACGCGGCCGATCCGGACGACGCACGGACGGCGGAGTATCCGGGCGAGCTGCTGGGACTGCCGAAGACGGGCGCCGGCTCGCTGGCCGGGATGGCGCGGCGGATCGTGGCGCTGTTCGTCGACTGGTTCATCGCGCTGGGCATCACCGCGCTGATCCTGCACGGTCACAACGGCTCGCTGAACACGCTGACGCTGGTGGTGTGGTTCGTCATCGGGGTCGGGACGGTCGTGCTGTTCGGCTTCACCCCGGGGCAATACTTCCTGCGCCTGCGCACGATCCGCATCGACTCCACCGGCGGCGTCGGCATCGTGCGGGCCGTGGCCCGGCAGGTGCTGCTGATCTTCGTGATCCCGGCGCTGTTCACCGACGCCGACGGCCGCGGCATGCACGACCGGGCCACCGGCACCGCCCTGGTGCACTCCCGCTGA
- the lipB gene encoding lipoyl(octanoyl) transferase LipB, protein MPAGRRATASARFDDTPLLVRDLGLVDYHRAWDLQREIAGERADGLGRDRLLLLEHPSVFTAGKRTEPDDLPIDGSPVVRVDRGGKITWHGPGQLVGYPIVRLAEPVDIVDYVRRLEEALITVCTGLGVGCGRVEGRSGVWLPAGPAAPQRKVAAIGVRVQRGVALHGLSLNCNSVMDGFEAIVPCGIRDAGVTTLTRELGREVTVAELKPLVATAVRRALDGELPVTDRPVAPVTPPDARAGDR, encoded by the coding sequence ATCCCGGCCGGTCGGCGCGCGACCGCATCCGCCCGCTTCGACGACACCCCGCTGCTGGTCCGCGATCTCGGGCTGGTCGACTATCACCGGGCCTGGGATCTGCAGCGCGAGATCGCCGGCGAGCGCGCCGACGGCCTGGGTCGGGATCGGCTGCTGCTGCTGGAACACCCCTCGGTGTTCACCGCCGGAAAGCGCACCGAACCGGACGATCTGCCCATCGACGGCAGTCCGGTGGTCCGGGTCGACCGCGGCGGGAAGATCACCTGGCACGGCCCGGGGCAACTGGTCGGCTACCCGATCGTGCGGCTGGCCGAACCGGTCGACATCGTCGATTACGTACGACGGCTGGAAGAGGCGTTGATCACGGTGTGCACCGGGCTCGGCGTCGGGTGCGGCCGGGTCGAGGGCCGGTCCGGGGTGTGGCTGCCCGCCGGGCCCGCCGCGCCACAGCGCAAGGTCGCCGCCATCGGGGTGCGGGTGCAGCGCGGCGTCGCCCTGCACGGACTGTCGCTGAACTGCAATTCCGTGATGGACGGGTTCGAGGCGATCGTGCCGTGCGGTATCCGCGACGCCGGTGTCACCACCCTCACCCGGGAGCTGGGCCGGGAGGTCACGGTGGCCGAGCTGAAGCCGCTGGTGGCCACCGCCGTCCGGCGCGCGCTCGACGGCGAGCTGCCGGTCACCGACCGTCCCGTCGCGCCGGTCACACCCCCGGACGCGCGCGCCGGCGACCGATGA
- the lipA gene encoding lipoyl synthase, whose protein sequence is MTSVDTPATPPASAAPNGRKLLRIEARNAQTPIERKPSWIRTRATMGPEYTELKGLVKREGLHTVCEEAGCPNIFECWEDREATFLIGGEQCTRRCDFCQIDTGKPAELDRDEPRRVAESVQAMGLRYSTITGVARDDLPDGGAWLYAETVRAIKALNPNTGVELLIPDFNAEPEQLAEVFAARPEVLAHNLETVPRIFKRIRPAFRYERSLAVLTAARAAGLVTKSNLILGMGETPEEVTQAMRDLHEAGCDILTITQYLRPSPRHHPVDRWVKPEEFVEHSRVATELGFAGVMAGPLVRSSYRAGRLYAQAMAHHGRPIAPEMAHLAAEGSAAQEATSVLARFGK, encoded by the coding sequence GTGACCTCCGTCGACACCCCGGCAACCCCTCCTGCGTCCGCTGCACCCAACGGCCGCAAACTGCTTCGCATCGAGGCCCGCAACGCGCAGACCCCGATCGAACGCAAGCCGTCCTGGATCCGCACCCGCGCGACCATGGGCCCCGAGTACACCGAACTCAAGGGCCTGGTGAAACGCGAAGGGCTGCACACGGTCTGCGAGGAGGCCGGCTGCCCGAACATCTTCGAATGCTGGGAGGACCGCGAGGCCACCTTCCTCATCGGTGGTGAACAGTGCACCCGCCGCTGCGACTTCTGCCAGATCGACACCGGCAAGCCCGCCGAACTCGATCGCGACGAACCGCGCCGGGTCGCCGAGAGCGTGCAGGCGATGGGCCTGCGCTACTCCACCATCACCGGCGTGGCCCGCGACGATCTGCCCGACGGCGGCGCCTGGCTGTACGCGGAGACCGTGCGGGCCATCAAGGCGCTCAACCCGAATACCGGTGTGGAACTGCTGATCCCCGATTTCAACGCCGAGCCGGAGCAGCTGGCCGAGGTGTTCGCCGCCCGCCCGGAGGTGCTCGCGCACAATCTGGAGACGGTGCCGCGCATCTTCAAGCGGATCCGCCCGGCGTTCCGCTACGAGCGGTCGCTGGCCGTGCTGACCGCGGCCCGCGCGGCGGGCCTGGTCACCAAGTCCAATCTGATCCTGGGCATGGGCGAGACCCCGGAGGAGGTCACCCAGGCCATGCGCGACCTGCACGAGGCCGGATGCGACATCCTCACGATCACCCAGTACCTGCGGCCGTCGCCGCGGCACCACCCGGTCGACCGCTGGGTCAAGCCGGAGGAGTTCGTCGAGCACTCCCGCGTCGCCACCGAACTCGGTTTCGCCGGCGTGATGGCCGGGCCGCTGGTCCGCTCCTCCTACCGCGCGGGCCGACTCTACGCGCAGGCGATGGCCCACCACGGCCGCCCGATCGCCCCGGAGATGGCCCATCTGGCCGCGGAGGGCTCCGCCGCACAGGAGGCCACCTCGGTGCTCGCCCGCTTCGGCAAGTGA